CCCGGCTGGGCCGTTGACCACCCCTCCCTCGCTCTCGGACCACTCCTcgggggtgggggcggggatGCGCCGCTGCGGAAGCGCTTCGCGGAGGCCCCGCCCAGCCCAGGCGATTGATTTCGGGCGGGAGAGGCAGCAGGGCCCAAGGCCTCTAGGCTGTATAGGGCGGGGCAGAATCCCCCAGCCCCCAAACCATCCCGGTCCTAATCCCCTTTGCAGAGGCGCAGGAGCCAGTTAACACGCAAATAGCCCCGGATTAGACCGACCTAATCCCTCTCCTGGCCCTCATGCTCTCCCATTCACCACCTGGGGGCGTACCCCAGCCACACCCCCCTCCAGGCAAGAACCcaggattcccccccccccccagtcctcaggCACCAATGCCTCCCGGTCCCCTCTAAAGGGCAGGAGCCCCAAATCTCCCCCCACTGCAGCCCAGGCCCTCCGCCAACTCCTAAAGTGCAGGAGCCCACTGTTTCCCCTGTCCAGGGCTGGGGCCCAGCCTCTGCCCAAGAGCCCCACCCAAGGGCTGGAGCCCAGCCTCTGCACTGTCCCTGTTGCTGGCTGCGGAGGCCCTGCTGTTGGCCTTCTTGTCCCTCAAGGCTCCTTTTATCTATCTCTTCCACCGCCTACCCGCTCACCAACCCCAGCCCCATGAGGCCATCTTTGAGCCGGTTCAGGCCAGCCTCGCACCCAAAGCCTGTCTTCTCTCCCTCAGAGGAGGCAGGCCCTGTGAGCGAGATGCAGGCAAGACCATTATAGATTCATCCTTTCCCAGGGAGGGAagaacttttatttacaaaatgggtCTGAAATAAGAACAAGGAAATGAAGAGtccttggaatcttgaggagccaAAGGCAGGGTCCAAGGAGGATAGGCAGGCGCCAGTCTTCGGGTTTAAAACTTGAATTCTTTGTACTTCTTACTCCCCCCTCGGCTATCCTGGGGCTGAGCCTTCCGCTTCTTTTgctacaagggagagagaggaaggagataaaGGCGAGGGCCCGGCAGATACCTGGGAGCATAgcacattctggggaggggacTGCCCCCACCTTCTGCTTGGCGGCATGCTCAGCCACCATGTCACTGAAGTCCTCCTTTTCCACCTGGGCCTGCTGTTCGCGCACGTGCTCCTCGTATTTCTGGGTCATTGCCATGGGATCCAGCTCCAACTCCTCGGGGGCCAAGGCCACTTCCACCCCTTGTAGTTCAGGGGCTGGACCCTTCCGGCTCATCACCTGCAGAAGACAGGGAGTCAAAACCTCCCTGCCCCAGAGGAGCCCCCCACCTGGCTGGCTCTCCAGTGCCCCCAATGCTCACCGTAGACATGTCATAAATATGGGTGGAACCCATCATGGCTCCACCAACAGTGGCCGTCCTCTTCTCGGGAAGCACAGTGAACAGTTGGGGTGTCTCACTGCtgcagggaggagagggttgggATCAGCTCAAGGAAGTGACCAAGGAGGAACATGGCCCAAGCCACCCTAACCATCCACAGGAACTTGGAGGAGAAGGGGATGAAGCCAGGTTTACTAAGTTAACCCTGGGAGGGAGCCTGAGGATGGATGCAAGTTTTCAGCCTAAAATGTCAGGAACAAAGCTGCCCAGGTAGGCCAGGGCCCAACATCTGGCTCAAGTCCTGAATTCTACACATCAATGTATCTACCACTGactgggcagttaggtggtgcagtggctagGGCACCAGACCcgaagtcaggaagtctcatcttcctgagttcaaatctagcttcagtcacatcctagctgggtgacccaggaagtcactttgtctcagtttcctcatctggaaaataagtaatggccaaccactctagtatctttgccaagaaaaccccaagggtCACAGAGAAGCAACAGATCAACTGAGAGACAGTCACTAGGGGATGCCACAGTGCAGAGCAGGccaggccaggcctggagtccaaaAGCCCAGGCGCAGGCAGGCTCTCCTCCCTATGGAAGGAAGCCTGGCAAGTGCACCATGAATGGTGCCCAGCCAGGAGATAAAAGGTAGCTCACCCATCCATAGCCTCTTCAATCTTCTTTTTTCGGAGTTCAATCAGTTCAGGTGTCTCCATCCCAGCTGGCACTGAAGAGAAGCCCCCAGGGGTGATAAGACCACTGAGGAGAGAGTAAGGACCAGTGTGAGCAGGAGAAACCAAGAAGCCAATTAATGGGTCCCTGGGGCCCAATGAAGGAAAAGCTGGTCTGGAGTACCTGTCTGCTGGGGTAATGAAGCCTGTTTCATCCGGTTTATCTtcatcactctcttcctcctcctcctcctctgaggATTCCTCATCAGAAGGCTCCAGCTCCCCCCAAGGAGTCCGGTCAAtctcctcttcctctgtcttGGTCTGAAACAAAGATTGGGGGACCTCGGGAGGACTGAAGATCATAAATGCTTTATGGCCCCCAATAGGTGGCTGGCTCCAAGAAATCCCAGAGCCCCATTGGGGAGACAGACGAGCCCAACAAAGACAAGAAATGAAATGGATCCACCAGGAAAGAGCTCTCTATGTGAATCATGTAAGAAGGGATTTCATTTGAAAGAGCAAAAATTGAAACCAAAAACCCTGGAGACAACTTTTGTCTGGCCAATGACTGCAGAGCGGCTCACTAAACAATGAAtgttgggaaggagaaagagaactcCTGGGATGACACCCAAGATGATGCCTTGCATGGCAGACCCAAAATGAACAAAGAAGCACATCTGCTCATTTTCCTGAGGTGCAGTGCCTGGCCCACAGCCTGCCATTAATCCatgattatttccttccttcctaaaaggAAGGCAGCAGAGTTTTAGGAGCACATCAAGCAAACTTCTTAATTTTgtgtgttgtttgtttttaaatgctcaccttttgtcttaggatcaatatactatactggttccaaggcagaagagcagtaagggctaggcaatgagggttaaaggacttgcccagggtcacacagctacatgTCTGAGGTCATTTGAACAAGGCCCAgtattctacccactgtgctatctagctgtcccttaaTTGTGTTTCATTAAATTCTACTGAGGGTCTCTATTGGATCCAGACAAATGGTTCTAATCAGGGTTTCTCTTGGGAAATTTAGCCCACATGTGATTCAAAAAGCCAACTTCTTGGTATTTAGTCTATTGGGTGCCAATCACAAGGAACAGAAGAAATCTGTACACTTGGTCTGTCCCTCTCTCAGGCTGAGGTAAGAAGGCCCAGGGTGCACATGGGGCCATACCTGGAATTCTGCTGCGTTGGTTCCAAACACATCTCCGTATAGCGGTTTCCCAGTCTCGTCCACAGGAGGTTTGCCCCAGCCCCCAGCATGGTAACCGAAGGAACAGCTCTGAGAGAGATCAGGGAGGCACGGGGAGTTAGGCAGCCCTGCTCTGATGGGGCTCCCAACGAATAAGGACACAAGGACAGAACACTGGCCTTCCAGGTTTGGAGAACCCCAAGTTTGAGCCAGAAGGAATCTTGAGGACCATCTGGTCTAATCCAATGCAAGGGTTGTTAGTGCTCTAATCACCAGCCCAAAGTACTTTGTAGTAACTGTTCCTGTTATTGGTCATTTCTATGTCTACATGTGGTTTTCCTCAATAGAacagaagctccttgagagcagggccaATTGTGATTTTCTGTGTATCCCCagccagtgcctggaacatagccaACACTTAAGAATGAGTTGAGAAAGGAACATATGAATCACCTCAGGGATGGGAGAATTCAGTCCAGGGATCTTCAGGTTGGGGTAGGAAGGGGGAGGTCCGTATCGCTGCATAGCAATTAGCCATGGAGGAGGAACTTTGTGGGCATTCTGAGGATGAGAGACTGCAATAAGAGCACCATCCCACCCCTGCCCACGGCAGAGACCCCCAACCTGCCCATCCTGGCATTTTTCCGACACTCACTGGTCCAACTGGCATCCCCAACGAAATCCTCAATTCATCTGACAAATCTCCTGGCTTCTTCTCCTTCAACCGAGTCTCAAACTCTTTCCcctgagggaaaagaaaaaagtatcaggAACACCCTAATACACCAGACATTAAAGTATTCAAGAGAGAGATCgtgggaaagaagaggagaaattaCTATCTGTATTGGCTACAGGGTTCCATTGAAGGAGAATTGGATGAAACAGGGCTGCCTGGTTTTATTTACAGATTATAATCACTGAACATTTCTGTTCTTGCTTGAAGAAGGGAAAGcctaaagaaaagaagggaaagaaggcatGCCAGGGACTAGGGATGATTCTCAAATACATTTCAAAGGCCAGGGAGAACTTAAATTACCTACTCTCACTCCCCAAATCTACTGTTTGTTCTAAAATAATCTAACCTGTATCTAGTTCCCAAAGACCTCAAGCTGAAAACATTGTCCTTTCAAATGTAAAATCTGCCCTCCCTTTCTAAAAACCACTCCACTGAAAAATGTAGATTCTATCCCATCTGAAGGGACTTTGGAGAAAAggctgggtggggtggggtgggggaagtagTGACTTGGGACAAGTTTAATCCTGATGCCTTCAGGAAACTTGTGGACTACATGCTCTCAGAGGTCCCAGATCTCCCCTCCAAATTGTGCACCTCATAGTAAAGGTCCCCATGAATCGTCAATTTTGGCTTGGTCTGCCACTTGAAGAAGGCATCATGGAGTTTCTGGTAGTCAATGTCAATCTTCCCCATCTTGGGTCGAACCTTTTCTCGCATTTTTGACTTCATGGTCTTCTGTTCTTCCTGTTGGATGAGGAGCCAGAAATCTAATGTCATGGGAGCTATTCACCTAGATCAGCTCCATCAGAGTATATAAATAGTCTAGCCCTTCTTAGGTCTGGATCTTTATAGCAGATGaatcgataaacatttattaagcacctactatgtgccagatgctgtggATACAGAAGAAATGCCCTCAAGGGGCTCATAATCGAACAGAGTACAAGTTAGATCTATttaagataaattagaaataagcaATAGAGGGGAAGCTCTGGGATtaaagagaaccaagaaaagTTTCCTGctgaaggtggaattttagctaggacttgaaggCAGTCAAGGGGCAGAGATGACAAAGGAGAAATATCCCACGCGTGGGAGATGCTCAGAGAAAATGCCTAAAATCAGGAGACGGTGTCCCTGGATGAGAGAGTATGTGGCCTGGGCAGAGGTGGAGGTCTAAGAAGACTAGGAAAGGCGAGGGTACATGACAGGGTCAGCTCTGCACTTTAGGAGGATCAGTCTGACAGTCAAGTGGAGAATGgggttggagtggggagagacttcaGGTAGGCAGGCAGCCCCACCCACACAGTGAAGCAATGGTCCAAACATAAATGGATGCAGGCCAATGCCTGGGCAACGGCAGTGttggagggaagaaaagataCATGGGAGAGAAGTTACAACGGTAATATCGACAGGCCTGGGCAACAGATTAGAtacagagggggaaaaagagggaTGAGTCAAGAGTGACCCTTAAGTTGTGACTGGGGGACTGAAAGAATGGTGGTACCTCTGATAGCAAGAATTTAGGAAGACGGGAAGGTTTGGAGGAAAAATACTGAGTTTGGCTTCaggtgtctgaaaggcagttggggCAAGAAAGGCAAATGCGAATCCTCAGTATAGAGATGgtcattaaatccatgggaactgagtGAAGTAAGGTGAAGTAAGATggtgaggggaaagaagagggcccaggaccaGGCCTGTGAGATACCACAGCTCAGGGGTGTGCCCCAAATGAAGATCAAGCAAAGGAGACTGAGTAGGACCTCCATCTACCTAAGCAGAAAAGTCTCCCATCCTTTTTGCATCTACAACCCACCAGAGAAAGGCATCAAGCCAATGTGAATGTCCCAAATCGGTTATCTTCAGCAATGTGGCTTTGGGGTTgggaaacacttttttttaaaaccctttccttccatcttggaatcaatactgtgtattggttccaaagcagaagagtgggaagggctaggcaatgagggttaagggacttgcccagggtcacacagctgggaagtgtccaattccagatttgaatccaggacctcccatctctaggcctggctctcaatccactgagctacccagctgcccccggggcACACTTTTATAATCAGATGCAACTTTACTGGAGGCTCATTAGGCCAAAGTAAAACCACAGGAGGGAAGAGATAGAAGCATGAAAACAGGAACCTTTCTCAAGAATTCCCAGGGAAGTCTCCATGAGACATAAGCATGGTCTTATCCTTCAATGAATTGGGTCTACCTGCATTTCCCATCATGCTTACAGCCAGGTGACAATGTGTTACATCTGAGGTGGTTCCTTGTTCCCTCTAAACTGAAGGTTTTAAGAGAGagaggttaaaaaaaggaaaaaagaaaaagaaagaaacaggtttcttaaaaacaaatattggtcTTCATGTCAGGAGCTGATGAGGCTCCAATCCATGAAAGGTAGCTTCTGGCAGCCGTGTGCCAAGATGGGACAAGGTCAGCCCCAAATCAAGAACAAGCCAGGTGGCTAGAATTTTGTTGGTTACAAAACTTGCCCCAGGATCTGGTAGCAGCTCTTACCTTCTCCTGGAGAGCCTCTCGCATCTCCTGAATTCCGGTTCGTTTAATGAAATCGGGCAATTCAAAAGGTGGCTTCTCAATGCCTCGCTTGCCCTGCAGGTATTTGCGCTTAAAGCACCAGTGGCGTGGCACTGGCACCGAGTTCCTCGTGGCCTTTAGGTGCACCAATAGCTTGGGGTCCTGGGCTGTCACATCATGCATCTCCACCACATCTGGCCGGGCCACCAGCTGGGAGATCCATACAGGGTGGACATTAGCTTGCAAGCCTCCAAACACTTGGACCCAACCTCATTCTCCCCTTCCTCCAGGGACCAAGGGATCCTTCCCAGCCCAAGTCCATTACCCAGGCCATGCCAACAGCCCAGGTTCACCTGCTTCAGCTCAGCCACAGTAAAACGGTTCATCCTCCGTAGCTTTTTTTTAGATAGTTTCGGAGCCTCGGGTTTCTTCTCCTAGAGTGGAGTGAGCCATGAGCCTGAAGCCACCACCCTTTCCCTGTCGCCCCTCTGTCCACCTTGCCAGTCCcgcccctccctccttccttgtcACCTGCTCATCATCACTGCTATCGTCGTCACTGTCTTTGCGCTCCTCCTCAAAGCCCTTCTTCTTGGGGGCTGTGGAGTTCTCCAGCTTGTCCAGTTTCTCTggctccttctctttctctttcttcacatCATCAGTAAGCTGTTGGGCAAAGCAcacagaagaaaagggttttcCAGGCCCCAAGCACGTGTCCCCTTATTCCCCTCCTCCATTGGCCCTGGCCTTTTTTCTGCCAGAGATGCTCCCTGTACCTTGAAAGCTTCGAATatcctcttaaaaaaaataaagtttggcTCATAGATCTCAGGTTCTTCAGTCACATACTCGATCTCTACCGCAGCAGCCGGAGAGTCTGTGCCACGGGGGCGTGGAGCCTCTTTCTCACGGCCCCCAGGGCTCCCAGAGGAGGCACCACGTCCCGCTGCTGCACGCTGgggcttcttcttcttcttgcgGTTCCGTCGCTTTCGGTTTTTCTATGGCAGATGGAAGCCAAAAGAGGGCAGTCAAGCAGCTACCCCCTTGTCCAGGACCGGAACCCACTTCTCCTGCCCAGCTTTCCTTTGGTCAACATAGAGCTCTTGCACTCACTGCCCCACACCACACCCCAGGATAGGCCTACCAGAAGACAAGTCTGAGAAGCAGCTGTCACATACCTCCTTTTTAGAGAAAGATAATGTGTCTTCTTCAGTCTCAGATGCAGAGACCCCCAAGGATGACCTTGTGTCTGTCTCCATGTCCTCTTCATCTACAAGCCAGAAAGGAACGATCTCAAGGAAGGGAACTTGGCCACCAGAGGTTCTAGTCCTGCCCCCCACTCTGTATGAGCTCTCTGGGACTCACCTAAGCTCCCCCCTCTCGGAAATTCTATTGTTTTAAGAGCTGGCAAGAAAAGACTCTTCCAAATGACAGTGtgcttctcttctctccatgtctgggagaagaggggagggtgGCTGGGAAGTCCTTCCCACCTCTCTAGGTTCTCGCTACGATCCTCAAGGACACTCACCATGTACGGATATCAGCTCTTCTTGGCGGATTTCCTTCAGCTGCAGAATCTTCTCTAGAGCCTGTGGGATCTTGGGACCCACGCTGGGGTCATCCGTCTGCCAAAGACACTTGGTGAGAGGGAGTGATCACAGGGGCCTTACGCCTACAAAGTGTCCCTTTGTTACCATCCGCCACGGAGAATCATGGAACTCTCCGCCTCACAAACGCTGGTCAAGTATGGCTTGGACTAGCAGCATGGAAAGCCCCTTCCGAACCTCAGACTGTACAAAATGATCTCTGCCTCACAGAATCCTGACCTGGAGTCTGCCCAGCACCACCCGGACAGGACGGAAGCATAGGTCCTGACTCCCTCACTTACAGACAAAGAGGCTGGATTGATTCCTCTCACCCAGGGTCGCTCGGGTGACAGGGAGGAGAAAGCCTGATGCTTCTCAGCCAACAGGCCAGGGTCTGGGCCCCAGCTTCAAGCCCTCTTTTCCATTTATCTGGGGTCATCTGCTATTATGTTCCTCATGTACTCAttcttccttaacttttttcccccttaataaaaaccatcaccttccatcttagaatcaatgctaagtattaattccaaggcataagaggggtaaggactaggagatggaggtaaagtgacttgctcagggtcatacagctgggaagtttattggggctacatttgaaccccagactctGGTCTCTaggctagctctctattcactaaactGCTTGGAGAGCTCCAGTGATTGCGGCTCACTGCCTTGCAAGGTGGCCCATTCCGGCAACTCCAATCATTGGCACGTTTTCCCTTACATCAATCCTCAATCTGCCTCTTCACAGTTCCTTCCCACTGCTCTCAGGGACCAAACAAAAAAGCCAAAAGCCTCTTCCTCATGAGAGGCTTTTGAAAACTTCCAAACAGTTAGTTATCCCGTCTTCCTTAAGCCTCCCATTCTGAAAAGCCAGATTCgcccagttccttcaactctTCCACGGGTCATAgtgagaataaaaagagagaaagggaatgctTTGCCTGAAAGAGAATCTCAAAGCTCAGGCAATCATCTATCATTAGTGAAGCAAATCCCAGCTTCTTAGACCCCAGAAATCGGCCATCATAAACGGCCAGTTTTCTTTCCATGGACCAAAAGATTCAATCTTACCTCTCTGTTTTCTTCTCCTGGTGGAGGTGGGGGACCCCGAGGACGGGGGCCTGGAGCTCCAATAGGGACCCCAGGGGGTGGGGGACCTACAGGAGCTGCAActtgagaaaaagaaatccagcatCAGGAAAAAGAACCCATAATAGGCACTTCCAGAGAAATACTTGtctttcatctctgcctccccAAACACGCCTCCATTTCCAAAGTTTTACCTCGAGGACCCATTGGGGGCCGGACCCCAATGGGACCCATGTCTTGTGGTGGCCGAGGAACAGAGGAAGCCATCTTGGCCATCTCCTGCTGCCGTTCCTGCTCCAGTAACACAGCTGCCTGAAGTGGGGAAATGTCAGCAGACAAGACAACTAAAAATACAAAGACTCAAGGACCCCAACAACACTAATTCACTCACAGACGGACGGTCGATTTTGAACACAGCCAACATGGAAATCTGGTTGGCTTAACTACCTATATCTGTTACCGGGgctgttgttgggttttttgttgttgttttcttcccattttttcaaaggagggaaggaacaagaagaaaaattcatCTTGACGGACtgaaattagtaaaataaaagttACAGAAAGAACACCCATCTGGCAGAGAGCCAGGGGCAAGCACATTTATGGAGCATGAGCAATAACCAGCTCCCCTGGGGCCTTGTGTCAGTACTCTCGCCCAGCACCACCCCGTCTTCCCCCTGGAAAACAGATGGAACCTCAATGTCCGTGGATCTGCCACCATAACAGAATAAAGCCACTATTCATATTTTGTTACCACACACCTTGGCTTTTGCTTACATATCATTTTGAAAAGTTTCACACTCCATCCTTATCTCAAAAAAGTGAATTCCCTGAAGACAGAGAATTGCCTTCCTTTCTACCTCTGCCGGAACTGGGCACGACATTGATATTTGGCATGGTAGGTCTAAGGCCTGCTGAAATGGGCCTCCACTGGACACAGAAGGCAGTGAATGGTATGAATGAACAGAGCTCACAGTCCGTCATCTGAGCCCCACAAACCTGTGAGGCTGGTGTTACTGATGAAGCAACTGAAAGTCTAAGTAGGAATTTGCccacacagggtcacatagcatcagaggccagattcTGTAGTCTAACTCAAGAGCTTGCTTCATagttctccttctcccttttaaaCCTTAACTGTCTGTCTTAAGAAAGATGAGCAGTCAGGGATAGACAATAGAggaaaagtgacttacccagggtcatacagctaggaaatgtctcacgccagatttgaacttaggacctcctgactccggGCCTGGCGCTCTAGCCAATGTCCTACCTAGTTGTCCCTTCACTTGGGGCCCATGAA
This DNA window, taken from Monodelphis domestica isolate mMonDom1 chromosome 6, mMonDom1.pri, whole genome shotgun sequence, encodes the following:
- the SF3B2 gene encoding splicing factor 3B subunit 2 yields the protein MAAEHPEPPKGDLQLPPPPPPPPPPPPPPTPYGAWAAPELQAKLAEIGAPIQGSREELVERLQTYTRQTGIVLNRPVLRGEDGDKSAPPPPMAAQLSGIPLPPPPMGLPPLQPPPPPPPPPPPGLGLGFPMGVGPHPPTLGPPPPMRVGDPVALSEEEQRLKLAQQQAALLMQQEERAKQERAKQAAVLLEQERQQEMAKMASSVPRPPQDMGPIGVRPPMGPRVAAPVGPPPPGVPIGAPGPRPRGPPPPPGEENRETDDPSVGPKIPQALEKILQLKEIRQEELISVHDEEDMETDTRSSLGVSASETEEDTLSFSKKEKNRKRRNRKKKKKPQRAAAGRGASSGSPGGREKEAPRPRGTDSPAAAVEIEYVTEEPEIYEPNFIFFKRIFEAFKLTDDVKKEKEKEPEKLDKLENSTAPKKKGFEEERKDSDDDSSDDEQEKKPEAPKLSKKKLRRMNRFTVAELKQLVARPDVVEMHDVTAQDPKLLVHLKATRNSVPVPRHWCFKRKYLQGKRGIEKPPFELPDFIKRTGIQEMREALQEKEEQKTMKSKMREKVRPKMGKIDIDYQKLHDAFFKWQTKPKLTIHGDLYYEGKEFETRLKEKKPGDLSDELRISLGMPVGPNAHKVPPPWLIAMQRYGPPPSYPNLKIPGLNSPIPESCSFGYHAGGWGKPPVDETGKPLYGDVFGTNAAEFQTKTEEEEIDRTPWGELEPSDEESSEEEEEEESDEDKPDETGFITPADSGLITPGGFSSVPAGMETPELIELRKKKIEEAMDGSETPQLFTVLPEKRTATVGGAMMGSTHIYDMSTVMSRKGPAPELQGVEVALAPEELELDPMAMTQKYEEHVREQQAQVEKEDFSDMVAEHAAKQKQKKRKAQPQDSRGGSKKYKEFKF